In a single window of the Hoyosella subflava DQS3-9A1 genome:
- a CDS encoding class I SAM-dependent methyltransferase — MTSIEVAAGNLLTILNHGYLTLMISIGHQARLFDTLNDRPAATSEEIAQAAGLNERYVREWLGAMAVGGIVRYDPSAQTYVLPEEHGALLSRAAGPDNLATLAQMLPLLSTVEQQVLQSFRAGGGVPYSEYTRFHELMAELSAATNDAALLPVIVPLVPGFHERLTDGISVADIGCGSGHALNLLGREYPRSTFTGFDFAEEAISAAKREAHQMGLPNTVFIVRDVSELGEEDRFDVVFAFDAIHDQAHPARVLNQIFTALKPGGTFVMVDIRASSRLEDNLDHPLGVMLYTVSTAHCMTVSLALGGEGLGTAWGEQKATEMLTEAGFTDIEIKHVDQDILNSYYLASKPAM, encoded by the coding sequence ATGACATCTATCGAGGTCGCGGCAGGTAATCTGCTCACCATCCTCAACCACGGTTATCTCACTTTGATGATCAGCATCGGTCACCAGGCACGTCTATTCGACACCTTGAATGACCGGCCGGCAGCTACCAGCGAGGAGATCGCGCAGGCAGCAGGGCTCAACGAGCGGTACGTCCGCGAGTGGCTGGGCGCGATGGCGGTCGGCGGGATCGTCAGGTATGACCCGTCCGCCCAAACGTATGTGCTGCCTGAGGAACATGGGGCCCTGCTCAGTAGAGCTGCCGGGCCTGACAACCTTGCAACCCTGGCGCAAATGCTGCCGCTGTTGAGCACAGTCGAGCAGCAGGTGCTGCAGTCATTCCGCGCAGGAGGAGGCGTCCCGTACAGCGAGTACACCCGTTTCCACGAACTCATGGCTGAACTCAGTGCAGCAACCAACGATGCCGCACTGCTGCCAGTCATCGTTCCTCTCGTTCCGGGCTTCCACGAACGGTTGACCGACGGTATCAGCGTCGCCGACATCGGATGTGGCAGCGGTCATGCCCTCAACCTCCTTGGCCGTGAATACCCTCGCAGTACATTCACTGGCTTCGACTTCGCTGAGGAGGCCATCAGCGCCGCGAAGCGTGAAGCGCACCAGATGGGCCTCCCGAACACCGTTTTCATCGTGAGGGATGTCAGTGAGCTAGGGGAAGAGGACCGCTTTGACGTCGTTTTCGCTTTTGACGCGATACACGACCAGGCCCACCCGGCACGTGTGCTGAATCAGATCTTCACCGCACTCAAACCGGGCGGCACCTTCGTCATGGTCGATATCCGCGCCTCATCCAGGCTCGAGGACAACCTGGACCATCCTCTCGGAGTCATGCTCTACACAGTGTCGACGGCCCACTGTATGACGGTGTCACTCGCCCTCGGCGGCGAGGGACTCGGCACCGCCTGGGGCGAGCAGAAGGCAACCGAAATGCTGACAGAGGCTGGCTTCACTGACATCGAGATCAAACATGTCGACCAGGACATTCTCAACAGCTACTACCTCGCCTCGAAACCAGCGATGTAG
- a CDS encoding anti-sigma factor family protein: MKDKDFDIEQYLFGQMSQEERDAAEQYLAEHPDWRAEVETLRALEDELGDIPHEFFLDGAPEDADLVLARAVRQARSERPGRVSRTMSIALGATAAAMVALIGVAVVIGYQIGTSSTELDGPAPVAISGSDPATGATLIAELTPAAGWIRLTATVTGIPAGEPCYLIVVDGEGNREIAGGWLVSETGEAEGTTLSGSALVAPDDVAEVRVENVAGQTFVAVAPA; encoded by the coding sequence ATGAAGGATAAGGACTTCGACATCGAACAGTACCTGTTCGGCCAGATGTCACAGGAGGAACGGGACGCCGCAGAACAGTATCTCGCGGAGCACCCTGACTGGCGTGCGGAGGTCGAGACCCTGCGCGCGCTCGAGGACGAACTGGGCGACATCCCGCACGAGTTCTTCCTCGACGGTGCACCTGAGGATGCCGACCTCGTCCTCGCCCGTGCCGTCCGGCAGGCCAGATCCGAACGTCCTGGTCGTGTCTCCAGAACGATGTCGATCGCGTTGGGCGCGACTGCCGCCGCTATGGTGGCGCTCATCGGCGTCGCCGTTGTCATCGGGTACCAAATAGGCACGTCAAGTACCGAACTCGACGGCCCGGCCCCGGTTGCGATCAGCGGATCTGATCCCGCCACAGGTGCGACACTCATTGCTGAACTAACGCCCGCTGCTGGCTGGATCCGGCTCACAGCAACCGTCACTGGCATCCCTGCGGGGGAACCGTGCTACCTGATCGTGGTCGATGGGGAAGGAAATCGAGAGATCGCAGGTGGCTGGCTCGTTTCCGAAACCGGTGAAGCGGAGGGAACCACCCTCAGCGGATCAGCGCTGGTAGCACCCGACGACGTCGCTGAGGTTCGCGTCGAGAATGTCGCCGGGCAGACATTCGTCGCTGTCGCTCCCGCCTAG
- a CDS encoding DUF6529 family protein, whose protein sequence is MSTQAPATRGSAGLIVPLIAGLLVALTLGVYGRFHEPTYFSVNVAGFSSPTAVKAWLATIAIAFAVFQLVSAFVMYGKVPSVRTPAWIGTAHRWSGRVAVLASVPVAVHCLYALGFQDYSTRVLAHSLFGCFFYGVFVTKMLILTKKGLPAWALPVFGGLVFTGLTGLWLTSSLWFFSNNGLTF, encoded by the coding sequence ATGAGTACTCAAGCCCCCGCAACCCGGGGATCAGCCGGCCTCATCGTTCCCCTCATTGCTGGTTTGCTGGTTGCGCTGACGCTGGGGGTGTACGGCAGATTCCACGAACCGACATACTTTTCCGTCAATGTCGCGGGCTTCTCCAGTCCCACGGCAGTGAAAGCGTGGCTCGCGACGATAGCCATTGCGTTTGCCGTTTTTCAGCTAGTTTCGGCATTCGTGATGTACGGCAAAGTCCCGTCAGTGCGGACGCCTGCGTGGATTGGCACCGCACACAGGTGGTCAGGCCGGGTCGCGGTGCTGGCGAGCGTCCCGGTCGCGGTACATTGCCTCTACGCGCTGGGTTTCCAGGATTACAGCACGCGGGTGCTGGCGCATTCGCTTTTCGGCTGCTTCTTTTATGGGGTGTTCGTGACGAAGATGCTCATCCTCACCAAGAAGGGACTTCCCGCCTGGGCGCTTCCGGTATTCGGTGGTCTTGTTTTCACTGGGCTCACGGGACTGTGGCTGACCTCGTCACTGTGGTTCTTCAGCAATAACGGCCTGACGTTCTAG
- a CDS encoding COG4315 family predicted lipoprotein: MSRLAAVALAAVLLSGCSGSEDTGTVTGADRTATPAVTEATLLAEEEPTEAAETGEAEDAGEARQAGQAGTSAPVLAKTEGPLQVFEGTAPPGVENAVSLVATPNGQVGTYLSDEEGFTLYRFDNDTTNPPASNCAGECAETWPRVLLNWPASVYVEGVDPELVSYIELENGDCQLTLNNWPVYYFANDREPGDVNGHGVGDVWFAIAPGGGKAQAS; this comes from the coding sequence ATGTCTCGCCTCGCCGCGGTTGCTCTGGCAGCGGTTCTTCTCAGCGGCTGCAGCGGTAGTGAGGACACCGGCACCGTGACCGGCGCAGACAGGACGGCCACCCCCGCGGTTACCGAGGCAACGCTCCTCGCCGAAGAGGAGCCAACGGAAGCAGCGGAAACCGGAGAAGCCGAAGACGCAGGCGAGGCCAGGCAAGCAGGGCAAGCGGGTACTTCCGCACCGGTACTCGCAAAGACTGAAGGCCCCCTACAGGTTTTCGAAGGGACAGCCCCGCCTGGAGTGGAGAACGCGGTCTCGCTCGTCGCCACCCCGAACGGGCAAGTTGGCACGTACCTGTCCGATGAGGAGGGCTTCACCCTCTACCGGTTCGACAACGATACGACGAATCCTCCTGCCTCGAACTGTGCGGGGGAGTGCGCCGAGACGTGGCCGCGCGTCCTGTTGAACTGGCCGGCCTCGGTGTATGTGGAGGGCGTCGACCCGGAGCTCGTCAGCTATATCGAACTGGAGAACGGTGACTGCCAGCTCACCCTCAACAACTGGCCTGTGTACTACTTCGCCAACGACCGGGAACCCGGAGACGTCAACGGACATGGAGTCGGTGACGTGTGGTTCGCCATCGCACCTGGCGGCGGCAAAGCGCAAGCGAGCTAG
- a CDS encoding sigma-70 family RNA polymerase sigma factor codes for MVPSRTRRQRNDADEAIIRALFTEHGRAMLGYATSLTNDRSAAEDVVQEALVRAWRNPDALVNGKGSVRGWLLTVVRNIVIDRSRARQSRPAEVRESPAHEPVEPDHADRVTQRLELMGALERLPAHHRDVLECVYVLGHTVNETAEKLGVPPGTVKSRAHHALRTLRESTFRKEVQSNEG; via the coding sequence ATGGTGCCGTCACGCACACGCCGACAGCGCAACGACGCTGACGAAGCGATCATCCGTGCGCTGTTCACTGAACACGGACGGGCGATGCTCGGCTACGCGACATCGCTGACCAACGACCGTTCCGCCGCCGAAGACGTCGTACAGGAAGCATTGGTGCGCGCCTGGCGCAATCCCGACGCGCTGGTCAATGGCAAGGGATCAGTTCGGGGCTGGCTCCTCACGGTGGTTCGCAACATCGTCATCGATCGGTCGCGTGCACGACAGTCCCGGCCGGCCGAGGTCCGCGAGTCACCGGCACACGAGCCAGTCGAGCCCGATCATGCTGACCGCGTGACGCAGCGCCTCGAACTGATGGGCGCTCTGGAACGCTTGCCCGCGCACCACCGCGACGTTCTCGAATGCGTCTACGTGCTCGGGCACACCGTCAATGAAACCGCGGAGAAGTTGGGCGTTCCCCCCGGCACCGTCAAATCGCGCGCCCATCACGCTTTACGAACACTAAGAGAGAGCACGTTCAGGAAGGAGGTGCAATCGAATGAAGGATAA
- a CDS encoding neutral/alkaline non-lysosomal ceramidase N-terminal domain-containing protein, whose protein sequence is MTGTSVGCGIADVTGVAYGNGMMGYSMPQQRTGGIHLRLRARAFIVDDGTTRVVFVCADLGMIFDAVRQAVLVELGGKFGSLYGEQNVLLTATHTHAGPGGFSHHLLYNLAPLGFHEKTFGAVVTGIVAAVSNAHDAMAPGSLAVGQTELWDASVNRSRPAFDLNPLEDQREFPRAIDPAMTVLRFRQGSTDVGAISFFATHGTSMTNTNRLISGDNKGYAAYQWEHDHAGVRYRADTRPFVAAFPQTNAGDMSPNLELKPGTGPTRDEFTNTQMIGGRQFRAALGAFNGARPLRGGVDSRLQYVDMSDVAIDSTYTPDGKPHRTRSSAIGLPTLAGSVEDGPGIGIPEGLRKPFASHDRRIVVLPSGRLGWTPNILPLQIMRLGTLHLVAGPAEFTIVAGLRIRTSVAAELRVNVEDVLLVGYSNAYSQYVTTPEEYDSQQYEGGSTLFGRYSLCAYQQEFVRLARDLTSRAALPKSQDRGAPRNVLRARTVRRRENGTYGRVLTAPSPSYRPGATVVAEFVAAHPADAMCPNYIDVEHHRDGSWVHIADDGDWETRVTFARRRRQLIARAEWTVPEDTCAGTYRIVYHAREGARSATEAFAIRP, encoded by the coding sequence GTGACAGGGACGAGCGTCGGGTGCGGGATCGCCGATGTCACTGGTGTGGCGTACGGCAACGGGATGATGGGGTACTCGATGCCTCAGCAACGCACAGGGGGTATCCATCTGCGGTTGCGGGCACGCGCATTCATTGTCGACGACGGCACCACACGGGTCGTGTTTGTCTGCGCGGATCTCGGCATGATTTTCGACGCCGTCCGCCAGGCTGTGCTAGTGGAACTCGGTGGAAAGTTCGGCAGCCTGTATGGGGAGCAGAATGTGCTGCTTACCGCGACACACACGCATGCCGGTCCAGGTGGATTTTCACACCATCTGCTGTATAACCTTGCACCCCTGGGATTCCACGAGAAGACATTCGGTGCAGTTGTCACGGGGATCGTGGCCGCGGTCAGCAATGCTCACGACGCCATGGCCCCTGGCTCCCTCGCAGTCGGGCAAACCGAGTTGTGGGATGCGAGTGTGAATAGATCACGGCCCGCCTTCGACCTCAACCCCCTCGAAGATCAGCGTGAATTTCCGCGCGCGATCGATCCCGCTATGACGGTTCTGCGGTTCCGCCAGGGCAGCACGGATGTGGGTGCGATCAGCTTTTTTGCCACCCACGGAACCTCGATGACGAACACGAATCGGCTGATCAGTGGCGACAACAAGGGTTACGCGGCGTACCAGTGGGAACACGATCATGCCGGGGTTCGCTATCGCGCCGACACCAGGCCCTTCGTCGCTGCATTCCCGCAGACAAACGCGGGCGACATGTCGCCGAATCTTGAGCTGAAGCCAGGTACTGGGCCCACCCGAGACGAGTTCACGAACACCCAGATGATTGGAGGCCGGCAGTTCCGTGCTGCACTGGGTGCATTCAACGGCGCCCGGCCCCTGAGGGGCGGCGTGGATTCGCGACTGCAGTACGTCGACATGTCTGACGTCGCAATTGACTCAACCTACACTCCTGACGGCAAGCCGCACCGTACTAGGAGCAGTGCGATCGGACTGCCCACTCTGGCGGGGAGCGTCGAAGATGGACCTGGAATCGGCATCCCCGAGGGGCTGAGGAAGCCGTTCGCATCCCACGATCGCCGTATCGTGGTGCTGCCGTCAGGACGACTTGGCTGGACACCGAACATCCTGCCGCTGCAAATCATGCGCCTCGGAACGCTGCACCTCGTCGCGGGACCGGCAGAGTTCACGATCGTCGCGGGACTTCGGATTCGCACTTCCGTCGCGGCGGAACTGCGCGTGAACGTCGAAGACGTCCTGCTCGTTGGCTATTCCAATGCGTACTCCCAATATGTCACCACTCCAGAGGAATACGACTCCCAGCAGTATGAGGGCGGATCGACGCTGTTCGGCCGCTACTCCCTGTGTGCGTACCAGCAGGAATTTGTGCGGCTCGCTCGCGACCTCACCAGCCGCGCCGCGCTCCCGAAGTCGCAGGACCGTGGTGCACCGCGGAATGTCCTGCGAGCACGCACCGTGCGGCGGCGCGAAAACGGGACATATGGCCGGGTTCTTACCGCGCCCTCGCCTTCGTACCGGCCCGGTGCGACCGTTGTCGCTGAGTTTGTTGCCGCTCATCCCGCGGATGCGATGTGCCCGAACTACATTGACGTCGAACACCACCGCGATGGCAGCTGGGTACACATCGCTGATGACGGCGACTGGGAAACACGCGTAACGTTCGCACGGCGACGCCGACAGCTCATTGCCCGCGCGGAGTGGACAGTGCCTGAGGACACGTGCGCAGGAACATACCGAATTGTGTACCACGCACGCGAGGGTGCACGGTCAGCAACTGAGGCGTTCGCGATCAGGCCATAG
- a CDS encoding LTA synthase family protein, with the protein MTLVRTLWQAHRPLMILAATMAVLTVVSILGLAVDDRVIGGAPIWAKPFKFAVSFLAYGLMWAWLMSYQRRWRRFGWWLGTVITVAAFGEMLVITGQVMRGRQSHFNTLTALDTTLWSIMGATIVVLFLANLVWAVLLWRQNLGDRSVTLAIRYGVALSVIGMGLAYLMVMPTPDQRDQLAAQTPTMVGAHSVGVADGGPGLPLLGWSTEGGDLRIPHFVGMHALQLIPLAALVLIFLAPRIPVLRHEITRTRLISVLAVSYAGFVALVTWQALRGQPLIHPDSLTLAALALLLTATVASASAVLTSSTKRREAAISKKEASV; encoded by the coding sequence ATGACACTCGTCCGAACGCTCTGGCAGGCGCACCGCCCGCTTATGATTCTTGCCGCCACCATGGCTGTGCTGACCGTAGTTTCCATCCTTGGCCTCGCTGTCGATGATCGTGTAATCGGTGGCGCCCCAATCTGGGCGAAACCCTTCAAGTTCGCCGTCTCCTTTCTTGCGTACGGTCTCATGTGGGCGTGGCTGATGTCGTATCAACGCAGGTGGCGCCGATTCGGCTGGTGGCTGGGAACAGTGATAACAGTGGCCGCATTCGGTGAAATGCTCGTCATCACCGGCCAGGTCATGCGGGGCCGGCAGAGCCACTTCAACACCCTGACCGCGCTTGACACCACGCTGTGGTCCATCATGGGCGCAACGATCGTCGTCCTCTTCCTCGCCAACCTGGTGTGGGCAGTCTTGCTCTGGCGGCAGAACCTCGGCGACAGGTCAGTGACACTCGCGATCCGTTATGGCGTCGCATTGTCAGTAATCGGGATGGGTCTCGCGTACCTGATGGTCATGCCGACACCTGACCAGCGCGACCAACTCGCTGCCCAAACTCCCACGATGGTGGGAGCCCACAGCGTTGGTGTTGCCGACGGAGGCCCTGGACTCCCCCTGCTTGGCTGGAGCACCGAAGGTGGCGACCTCCGCATCCCGCACTTCGTCGGAATGCACGCCCTTCAGCTCATCCCGCTCGCGGCGCTGGTACTGATCTTCCTGGCCCCGCGGATACCAGTCCTGCGGCACGAAATCACGAGAACGCGCCTGATCAGCGTCCTAGCGGTGAGCTACGCGGGGTTCGTCGCGCTCGTCACCTGGCAGGCCCTTCGTGGGCAACCGCTGATCCATCCGGATTCACTCACGCTCGCCGCGCTGGCGCTTCTACTTACCGCCACGGTCGCGAGCGCCAGCGCAGTCCTCACTTCCAGCACGAAACGCCGAGAAGCCGCGATCTCAAAGAAGGAAGCATCCGTATGA
- a CDS encoding ABA4-like family protein, with the protein MTELLFTLSFLFAAPFWAMMILAPRWSATRRIIASPFIVVPSLSVCLFLIVPLFPEFWALVVAPDLTSLQQYVARPEALAGLWAQVIAWDLMIGRWIYLDSRDRRISPWLMAPVLFLAILLSPFVLPLYFVLRYLGRNTESDRSQIVTEQPSANVGVVANSQ; encoded by the coding sequence ATGACCGAGCTGCTATTCACCCTGTCGTTCCTATTCGCCGCTCCGTTCTGGGCCATGATGATCCTGGCGCCGAGATGGTCGGCGACGCGGCGGATAATCGCCTCGCCGTTCATCGTCGTGCCCAGTCTCAGTGTCTGCCTGTTTCTCATCGTTCCGCTCTTCCCAGAATTCTGGGCGCTCGTCGTCGCACCCGACCTCACGAGCCTTCAGCAGTACGTCGCCCGGCCGGAGGCGCTGGCCGGCTTGTGGGCTCAAGTCATCGCGTGGGACCTCATGATCGGACGGTGGATCTACCTCGACAGCAGAGATCGCCGGATTTCGCCATGGCTGATGGCACCAGTCCTCTTCTTGGCGATACTGCTCTCCCCATTCGTCCTTCCTCTCTACTTTGTCCTCCGCTATCTGGGACGCAACACCGAAAGTGATCGCTCGCAGATCGTCACTGAGCAACCATCTGCGAATGTTGGTGTTGTGGCGAACTCCCAATGA
- a CDS encoding DUF5302 domain-containing protein: MSEHHQVPDEQKRQFKEALAQKNAHDHDPHNNHAHGQGKAHDAHGAEGNRKMFRRKSG; encoded by the coding sequence ATGAGCGAGCATCATCAAGTTCCTGACGAGCAGAAGCGGCAGTTCAAGGAAGCGCTTGCGCAGAAGAACGCCCACGATCACGACCCGCATAACAACCATGCGCATGGGCAGGGCAAGGCCCACGACGCCCACGGTGCCGAGGGGAACAGGAAAATGTTCCGCCGCAAGAGCGGCTAA
- a CDS encoding QcrA and Rieske domain-containing protein codes for MDFQCVDRRTALKVAGLTCAGATVAGCATYGAQDNEPAEPVAPVTVDPNAEADPAEAADALASIDDIPVGGGEVFASEQVVVTQPASGTFQAFSAVCTHEGCIVANVSDGTINCSCHGSRFNLDGSVANGPAASALPPRQISIAGRSIILG; via the coding sequence GTGGATTTTCAGTGTGTTGACCGCCGTACCGCCCTCAAGGTCGCAGGTCTGACGTGCGCGGGCGCCACGGTTGCCGGATGTGCGACCTACGGAGCGCAGGACAATGAGCCCGCCGAACCAGTAGCGCCCGTCACAGTCGATCCGAATGCGGAGGCCGACCCTGCCGAGGCCGCTGACGCGCTCGCAAGTATCGATGATATTCCGGTAGGTGGCGGCGAGGTCTTCGCCTCGGAACAAGTCGTGGTCACTCAGCCTGCCAGCGGCACGTTTCAGGCATTTTCCGCGGTGTGCACGCACGAGGGCTGCATCGTCGCGAACGTTTCCGACGGGACGATCAATTGCTCCTGCCACGGAAGCCGTTTCAATCTTGACGGCTCTGTGGCGAACGGACCTGCCGCCAGTGCCCTTCCACCACGACAGATTTCGATCGCGGGACGGTCCATCATTCTCGGCTAA
- a CDS encoding TetR/AcrR family transcriptional regulator, which translates to MPQRTKAQQRDKTARALLGHARQLFAERGYAHVSLNEIASAAGVTKGGLYHHFSGKEALFEAVVHECHLEVAAQIESAAPDADAWTQLVAGCQAFLTASTEPGLAQIMLIDAPSVIGWHAWRGHDAATSMRQLETALAELMDTGVIASQPVAPIAHLLSGAMNEAALWLAHSGDRVRDLSDTISSLTLLLESLRTPG; encoded by the coding sequence ATGCCCCAACGCACCAAGGCACAACAACGTGACAAGACAGCCCGCGCACTGCTCGGCCACGCGCGGCAACTCTTTGCAGAGCGCGGCTACGCGCACGTCAGCCTCAATGAGATTGCATCCGCCGCCGGTGTCACCAAAGGTGGCCTCTACCACCACTTTTCAGGAAAAGAAGCGCTCTTTGAGGCAGTAGTGCACGAATGCCACTTAGAGGTCGCCGCACAAATCGAATCGGCCGCACCAGACGCCGACGCGTGGACCCAGCTCGTCGCTGGATGTCAGGCGTTCCTGACCGCGAGCACCGAACCCGGCCTGGCACAGATCATGCTGATCGATGCGCCGTCAGTGATTGGATGGCACGCGTGGCGGGGACACGATGCCGCCACATCGATGCGACAGCTCGAAACAGCACTCGCGGAACTGATGGATACCGGCGTCATCGCCTCGCAGCCCGTCGCTCCAATCGCCCATCTGCTCTCGGGCGCGATGAACGAAGCCGCGCTGTGGCTCGCGCACTCCGGCGATCGGGTGCGCGACCTCAGCGATACGATCTCTAGCCTGACGCTGCTCCTAGAATCCCTGCGAACGCCTGGTTAG
- a CDS encoding MerR family transcriptional regulator, with amino-acid sequence MAHLMRMAELSAQSGVPVASIKLYLREGVLPPGERTSPNQALYGETHVRRLRLIRALREVGDVPLAAIKTIVGALDAQTGSTHEILGMVQQAITAPVDDSAKDEVVEKMVDEIIAEQGWFTHRNPARDMVVAALSRVIELGGDPAQYRELLSAYARAAEIAARADIAGIAQELESDTIVEEAVTWTVLGDTVLSGLRRIAQENGSAKLFRPEVSE; translated from the coding sequence ATGGCGCATTTGATGCGGATGGCCGAACTCAGCGCTCAATCCGGCGTCCCGGTCGCAAGTATCAAGCTCTACCTGCGTGAGGGCGTGCTGCCACCGGGCGAACGGACAAGCCCGAACCAAGCGCTCTACGGCGAGACTCATGTCCGGCGGCTGCGTCTGATTCGCGCGCTTCGCGAGGTAGGGGATGTGCCACTCGCCGCCATCAAAACGATAGTGGGCGCGCTGGACGCCCAAACCGGATCTACCCACGAGATCCTCGGAATGGTCCAGCAGGCAATCACAGCGCCGGTCGACGATTCAGCGAAGGACGAAGTTGTGGAAAAAATGGTCGATGAAATCATTGCGGAGCAAGGCTGGTTCACACACCGAAACCCGGCCCGTGACATGGTCGTTGCGGCGTTGTCCCGGGTAATCGAACTCGGCGGAGACCCCGCCCAGTATCGCGAATTGCTTTCCGCGTACGCACGCGCAGCAGAGATCGCGGCACGCGCCGACATTGCTGGGATCGCGCAGGAACTCGAGTCAGACACCATTGTCGAGGAAGCAGTGACATGGACTGTACTCGGCGACACAGTGTTGTCGGGGTTGCGGCGGATCGCACAAGAAAACGGCTCCGCGAAGTTGTTTCGCCCAGAGGTGAGCGAGTGA
- a CDS encoding VOC family protein, which yields MKISSFYPVICTTKLDESRAFYLQHFGFEVAFEAEWYVSLRREGSHGQTYELALLDATHPTLPDGFRNPVQGLLLNFEVDDVDAEYQRLSGAGVDIELTLRSEDFGQRHFIVSDPSGVLIDVITEIPPSEEFAAMFAEPGGQ from the coding sequence ATGAAAATCTCAAGCTTTTATCCAGTAATCTGCACCACGAAGCTCGATGAGTCGCGTGCCTTCTACCTGCAACATTTCGGTTTCGAGGTTGCCTTTGAGGCTGAGTGGTACGTCAGCCTGCGCAGGGAAGGGTCACACGGACAGACGTACGAGCTCGCCCTGCTCGACGCCACCCACCCCACACTCCCTGACGGGTTCCGGAACCCAGTTCAGGGCCTGCTGCTGAACTTTGAGGTCGACGATGTGGATGCCGAGTATCAGCGACTGAGCGGTGCGGGTGTCGATATCGAGTTGACTTTGCGCAGTGAAGATTTCGGTCAGCGCCACTTCATCGTCAGCGATCCTTCTGGTGTGCTCATTGATGTCATTACCGAGATTCCGCCATCGGAGGAGTTCGCGGCCATGTTCGCAGAGCCGGGCGGGCAGTAG